A stretch of the Xiphias gladius isolate SHS-SW01 ecotype Sanya breed wild chromosome 21, ASM1685928v1, whole genome shotgun sequence genome encodes the following:
- the dnajc14 gene encoding dnaJ homolog subfamily C member 14, whose translation MEREAAEKEMDGVTDTDEEIPDGDQCEARQTDDDCEQEDKTACLKSQDTPNPQATPQDSGIGEAEYCGSTEAKEDTEEASDGLEHDSAAEHENSQVISQGEDETVKEQHMNGESGWRNVGSGRRCKLKSSGSFSEHSSQSAFSTIQKGNVMSSGGRHKQTRRRNHHHHQQNRGRRRTGNQLVLAFKEMLSESLSFWCISCVHMMIEIIVTLTHNCGVGVETGGVKLYNFGQQLFVKITDVPGMKADATRILKWTKCAGADLVDKIVRSVKWVKTAALSCFRLFFALVILGSQWTKGVLVRLCGERGKRYWTAFQESRFWKRAVSLLEKVRSRFRRDGHVPPSTPESPGRAGRSQSGQELERLLALAEVPEDELDPFTVLGVEVHATEAELKKAYRQLAVQVHPDKNKHPRAGEAFKVLRAAWDIVSNPETRREYELKRMAATELSKSMNEFLTKLQDDLKEAMNTMMCTKCEGKHKRFEMDREPAEARFCAECNRCHSAEEGDLWAESSMLGLRITYFACMDGKVYDITEWAGCQRIGISPDTHRVPYHISFGSKNNSNATRHRTPSEHATGPANPADLQDFFNRIFKGGPPNDMAANGGFFPSGPPHHHPPGAGAPPFSPPPGQTGFHMPGGHRPESSEMWAESGKPPRRRKKVRKPFQR comes from the exons ATGGAGAGGGAAGCAGCTGAGAAGGAGATGGATGGTGTTACAGACACTGACGAGGAGATCCCTGATGGTGATCAGTGTGAGGCCAGACAGACTGATGATGACTGCGAGCAGGAGGACAAAACAGCCTGTCTCAAATCTCAGGACACCCCAAACCCACAAGCCACTCCACAAGACTCTGGAATTGGTGAAGCAGAGTACTGTGGATCTACAGAGGCCAAAGAAGATACTGAGGAGGCTTCAGATGGGTTGGAGCATGACAGCGCTGCAGAACACGAGAACTCGCAGGTTATAAGTCAAGGAGAGGATGAAACTGTGAAGGAGCAGCACATGAATGGAGAGTCTGGTTGGAGGAACGTGGGAAGTGGACGGAGGTGCAAACTGAAAAGTAGTGGTTCTTTCTCAGAGCATAGCAGTCAAAGTGCTTTTTCCACCATTCAAAAAGGCAATGTTATGTCCAGTGGTGGCCGGCACAAGCAGACCCGCAGAcgaaaccaccaccaccatcagcagAACCGGGGCCGCAGGCGGACAGGTAACCAGCTCGTCTTAGCTTTCAAGGAAATGCTGTCAGAGTCTCTCAGCTTCTGGTGCATCTCCTGTGTCCACATGATGATCGAGATTATCGTCACATTAACTCATAATTGTGGAGTTGGTGTGGAGACCGGAGGGGTGAAACTTTACAACTTTGGGCAGCAGCTTTTTGTAAAGATCACAGATGTACCCGGGATGAAGGCGGACGCTACTCGGATTCTGAAATGGACTAAATGCGCAGGTGCAGACCTGGTGGATAAAATTGTTAGGTCAGTGAAGTGGGTAAAGACAGCTGCCTTATCTTGTTTCAgacttttctttgctttggtTATTCTTGGGTCCCAGTGGACAAAGGGTGTGTTGGTCCGACTCTGTGGAGAGCGGGGAAAACGCTACTGGACAGCTTTTCAGGAGTCAAGGTTTTGGAAGAGGGCAGTGTCCCTGCTGGAGAAAGTTCGAAGCCGATTCAGGAGAGATGGCCACGTACCACCGTCCACTCCTGAGTCACCCGGCAGAGCAGGGAGGAGCCAGTCGGGCCAGGAGCTGGAGAGACTGCTGGCTTTGGCCGAGGTACCAGAGGACGAGCTTGACCCCTTTACAGTGCTCGGTGTGGAGGTGCACGCCACTGAGGCTGAACTGAAGAAGGCCTACAGACAGCTGGCTGTCCAG GTCCATCCAGACAAGAATAAACACCCACGAGCTGGAGAGGCATTCAAAGTACTGAGGGCTGCCTGGGATATTGTCAGTAACCCAGAGACACGACGAGAGTATGAGTT GAAACGCATGGCAGCAACTGAGCTCTCAAAGTCCATGAATGAGTTTCTCACTAAACTGCAGGATGACCTGAAGGAAGCCATGAACACCATGATGTGTACCAAATGTGAAGGCAAACACAA GCGGTTCGAGATGGATCGTGAACCTGCTGAGGCCCGTTTCTGTGCTGAATGCAACCGTTGCCATAGTGCTGAGGAGGGGGACCTGTGGGCCGAGTCTAGCATGTTGGGCCTACGCATCACATACTTTGCCTGTATGGATGGCAAGGTGTATGACATTACAG AGTGGGCAGGTTGCCAAAGAATAGGCATTTCTCCTGACACACACCGTGTGCCCTATCACATCTCCTTTGGTTCAAAGAACAACAGCAACGCCACACGACACAG GACGCCCTCGGAGCACGCCACAGGTCCGGCCAACCCCGCCGATTTACAGGACTTCTTCAACCGCATCTTCAAAGGAGGACCTCCTAATGACATGGCTGCCAATGGGGGCTTCTTCCCCTCAGGTCCGCCTCATCATCACCCACCTGGTGCTGGAGCGCCCCCGTTCTCCCCGCCCCCAGGCCAGACAGGTTTCCACATGCCGGGGGGTCACCGGCCAGAGTCCAGCGAGATGTGGGCTGAAAGCGGCAAACCCcccaggaggaggaagaaggtcCGCAAGCCCTTCCAGAGGTGA